A segment of the Luteolibacter arcticus genome:
AGAGTTCGGTGAGTATGGCATCGAGCGACGCCTTGTCGTCCATCCACGACAGGTCCATCAGGGCTTCCCTGCGCTCGTGGAGCCACTCGCGATGCTCCGTCGAGGTTCCAGCGAAGGGGGAAAGCTGCGGGGCCGGCAGGTCGGCCGGAGCAGCCGGCCGGACGGGCCGCGCTTCGGTGGTTCGGGGGGAATCAGTAAGACTGCTCCGGCCATCCGCCCGGGGGGAAGGGGATGGCCGGAAGCTGGCCCACGTCGCCAAACCGGTGGCGAGCAGAAGCAGGAGCGCTCCTGCACCAAGGGTCATTCGTGAAATGTTCATGACGAACAGGGCCAAGGGGTTCAGGGGCGAGTTATTCGTCCTCTACGGTCTCTTTCCCGTTCAACGTGACGCTTCCTTCGACCACGGCATCCGCGCCATCGACGGATCCCGTTCCGGAGAGGCCGGCATTGACGGTGCCGTGGAATGTCTGCGAGCCATCGGGCTTCGGTTTGCCCCCG
Coding sequences within it:
- a CDS encoding HEAT repeat domain-containing protein, producing the protein MNISRMTLGAGALLLLLATGLATWASFRPSPSPRADGRSSLTDSPRTTEARPVRPAAPADLPAPQLSPFAGTSTEHREWLHERREALMDLSWMDDKASLDAILTELWNPDAEIREAALKATMNFSSRDAIPRLQAAALRADDPAERKQLEEAAEFLKLPTLTEHLAKQRNKTKRAE